In the genome of Paenibacillus pabuli, the window CCCTGTGAAAAGCTTGGGCTTGCTCCACCTTTTACAGTGCAGACAGCTCTACTCTTGAAACGGAAAGGTCTGCTCCATCATGCGACACCTTTACGACCTGAGCAGTTGGTTAAGGAGGTAGCCCTTTGGCGATTGAATTAGAACATGTAAGCATAGCTTCGTCACAACCTGACAAAAGAGCGCTGCTTCAAGATATCACTGTCCAACTGAACCGTGGCGAAATCACTTTATTGCTAGGCTGCACAGGATCAGGCAAAACCACTTTGCTGCAAACGATCGCTGGCTTAAAACCTCCAGATGAGGGCAGCCTCATGCTGGACGGAGAGCCTTACTGGCAGAACGGAAAAGTACCACAGTCCATTCTTCTGCAGATGGGGCTGGTCTTTCAATTCCCGGAGCAACAGCTGTTCGCCCGAAACATTGGGCGCGAATTTGCTTATTCCCTGAGTCCATATCGTCTACCCGACGAACAAAAGAAAAAGCAGATTTCCGAAGCACTGGAGCGCTGGGACTCTCCAGTGGGTCAGGAAGGGGAAGAACGATTTCATTCGGACAGATCACCCTTTGCACTAAGTGGGGGAGAACGGAGAAGATTGGGGCTTGCCCTGGGAACTGCTACGAAGCCTTCATGGCTGTTGCTCGATGAACCCAGCGCCGGATTGGAAGCGCAAAGTGTTGTCATGCTGCTGGATGCATTGAAGCAGCATCGAAATGCAGGTGAGGGAGCTATTGTCGCTACACACGACCTGGATACATTTTTACCACATGTGGATCGGGTTCTTTTGTTGAAGGAGGGGCGTCTGGTTGCTGATCTCTCACCAAGGGAGCTTCATACAAGGCCAGATCTGCTGGAGCTTGCGGGAATTGGTCTGCCGCCTTCCATGCAACTGGCACAGCAATTTGCGGCCGCGGGCATTCATTTGCCTTTTACTGCGTTGAGCCCTGAGGAGATGGCCGAAGCAATTGTTCAGTCCGTCAATGAGCCTTTAGAGCAAAAAGTCGATGCTATAGATAACAGGGGGGAATCGAGAAGCGAAGGGAAGCTTGTCTTGTCAAGCTCCGATACTTCTGGAGAAGAAGGCAAACAGGAGGCCATATACGCCCGCGCTGAATCAGAATCAAGCAGAGGATTGTATGGTGCCATGGACCCGCGTCTGAAATGGGTTTTATACATTTTGTTCGTGACCGCTACGATGCTTCAACACCAATGGTTAGGTCTATCTCTTACGTTGGTGCCAGTCATCTTGGCGCTCGTTGTGCTGCCACGTCAGGCTCTGATGGGGTGCATGAAGCTAATGAAACCGCTCGTAGTGTTCTTTATCGTATCAACTGCGTTGTCGGGAACGACTCTTTCTACAGAAGGTGGCGTCCTACAGTTCGGATTTTCCTTGACGCAGGCGGAGGCGACGTTACTGAATGTATATCGTTTGTTTATCGTCACGTTAGCGAGTCTTTGGTTTTCACTGACTACGCCG includes:
- a CDS encoding ATP-binding cassette domain-containing protein; this translates as MAIELEHVSIASSQPDKRALLQDITVQLNRGEITLLLGCTGSGKTTLLQTIAGLKPPDEGSLMLDGEPYWQNGKVPQSILLQMGLVFQFPEQQLFARNIGREFAYSLSPYRLPDEQKKKQISEALERWDSPVGQEGEERFHSDRSPFALSGGERRRLGLALGTATKPSWLLLDEPSAGLEAQSVVMLLDALKQHRNAGEGAIVATHDLDTFLPHVDRVLLLKEGRLVADLSPRELHTRPDLLELAGIGLPPSMQLAQQFAAAGIHLPFTALSPEEMAEAIVQSVNEPLEQKVDAIDNRGESRSEGKLVLSSSDTSGEEGKQEAIYARAESESSRGLYGAMDPRLKWVLYILFVTATMLQHQWLGLSLTLVPVILALVVLPRQALMGCMKLMKPLVVFFIVSTALSGTTLSTEGGVLQFGFSLTQAEATLLNVYRLFIVTLASLWFSLTTPYGRMVEGLNWVLGVGKKIKLPVSSFALAVSLIFRFIPMIWSEWQRFSLIVRARGKAALRPNTVRVRDLGPMVIPLLMALFQRAEDMTIAMEMRKVRENSLLGARSSLLVWSKRDTWICMTGLIVFVFYIWIRD